In Clostridium sporogenes, one genomic interval encodes:
- a CDS encoding helix-turn-helix domain-containing protein, translating into MLIEQAYNAGKKIRKAILEKGGDINTIVHKLQNVKHNMHDLSYEYLKICLDYNITNDNKFMVQMLADDIDEITSNNVAISLCMGIMSEDEYISFTEASKRWGKDRTTIQKAKDSGRFSQNDWKKEGRNLYIKVSAMERIYGKEKR; encoded by the coding sequence ATGTTAATAGAACAAGCATATAATGCAGGTAAGAAAATTAGAAAGGCTATATTAGAAAAGGGAGGAGATATTAATACAATAGTTCATAAACTACAAAATGTTAAACACAACATGCATGATTTAAGCTATGAATATTTAAAAATATGCTTAGACTACAATATTACTAATGATAACAAATTTATGGTTCAAATGTTAGCAGATGATATTGACGAGATAACAAGCAATAACGTTGCTATTAGTTTATGCATGGGAATTATGAGTGAAGATGAATACATATCATTTACAGAAGCATCTAAAAGGTGGGGAAAAGATAGAACAACTATTCAAAAAGCTAAAGACTCAGGGAGATTTAGTCAAAATGACTGGAAAAAAGAAGGTAGAAATTTGTATATAAAAGTTTCAGCTATGGAAAGGATTTATGGAAAAGAAAAAAGATGA
- a CDS encoding homing endonuclease associated repeat-containing protein: MKNKYSDEYLKTIVLNKQKELGRTPKRREVSPHGSVIAQRFGDGRWNKALSKLGLEVNVPKTYTKDELIKIMKDWYKENKIIPSVNMFANDENLPDPKTYREKFKMKWSEVVEYILDVKTSERLSPYDEYTNEYLLKIFKEEYYKINPISKAQFEKEKSSNIPSFTYYRNRFDKTWNELKKLVEIDEIINERRTKEEWIKIIKDVVDDLGYIPSSNKFEEICCSTKSFEPVLGNYNNALREIGFEPPNESPAIVEVGTKKLLEMYIEFSKKLGRLASNIDLDNSKDIYNADVFIIRFGSMYALKKEANKILKFDIDLQNKEKYTREKVLNSLIQEYKVYNRRLTNEEVGINKNLPSISTILRKFTTTKMSVVWYYVEQFINKE, encoded by the coding sequence GTGAAAAATAAATACAGTGATGAATATTTAAAGACTATTGTATTAAACAAACAAAAAGAGCTAGGAAGGACACCAAAACGACGGGAAGTATCACCTCATGGCTCTGTAATAGCTCAAAGATTCGGAGATGGCAGATGGAATAAAGCCTTAAGCAAACTAGGATTAGAAGTTAATGTTCCTAAAACTTACACTAAGGATGAGCTGATAAAAATAATGAAAGATTGGTATAAAGAAAATAAAATAATACCATCTGTAAATATGTTTGCAAATGATGAAAATCTTCCTGATCCTAAAACATATAGAGAAAAATTTAAAATGAAATGGAGTGAGGTTGTAGAATATATTTTAGATGTTAAAACATCAGAACGACTATCTCCCTATGATGAATATACAAATGAATATTTATTAAAAATATTTAAAGAAGAATATTATAAAATAAACCCTATAAGTAAAGCTCAATTTGAAAAAGAAAAGAGCTCAAATATACCTTCATTTACTTATTATAGAAACAGATTTGATAAAACATGGAATGAACTAAAGAAACTTGTAGAAATAGATGAAATTATAAATGAACGAAGGACCAAAGAAGAATGGATAAAAATTATAAAAGATGTTGTAGATGATTTAGGATATATACCTTCTTCAAATAAATTTGAAGAAATCTGCTGTAGCACTAAATCATTTGAACCGGTATTAGGTAACTATAATAATGCATTAAGAGAAATTGGATTTGAGCCTCCTAATGAAAGCCCTGCAATAGTAGAAGTAGGTACTAAAAAATTATTAGAAATGTATATAGAATTTAGCAAAAAACTAGGCAGGTTAGCTAGTAATATAGATTTAGATAACTCGAAAGATATTTATAATGCTGACGTATTTATAATTCGTTTTGGTTCTATGTATGCTTTAAAAAAAGAAGCAAATAAAATATTAAAGTTTGATATTGATTTACAAAACAAAGAAAAATATACAAGAGAAAAAGTATTAAATTCATTAATACAAGAATACAAAGTTTATAATAGGAGACTTACCAATGAAGAAGTTGGTATCAATAAAAATTTACCTTCCATTAGTACGATACTTAGAAAATTTACAACTACTAAAATGAGTGTTGTGTGGTACTATGTGGAACAATTTATAAATAAGGAATAA